A genomic stretch from Lathyrus oleraceus cultivar Zhongwan6 chromosome 2, CAAS_Psat_ZW6_1.0, whole genome shotgun sequence includes:
- the LOC127118768 gene encoding uncharacterized protein LOC127118768, which produces MQWLIHITDHSLETQHSLRFFVGGLAWETPTDEMRTYFEQFGDILEAVIITDKNTGKSKGYGFVTFRDPESARRACADPNPVIDGRRANCNIASLGRPRPSPPRGRGSTYQGGGVGVRTGAAAAAVGYGGVPAGGAAQMAGGAATPVMYQPYGYPTYTPEYGYHQATMYNPQIQQAQYYQQVYGPSTSTMASPYYYGYSVQPAAPRGTFSTPQPHRIPAGPSYLYYPTTPIEGASFSAAYRPYQQQPVIRHPSPTDSQTQQRTSSETASGVVITSESSNTQGKNN; this is translated from the exons ATGCAATGGCTTATCCACATTACCGATCACAGTTTGGAGACACAACATTCACTAAGGTTTTTTGTTGGAGGACTAGCCTGGGAAACTCCAACCGATGAAATGAGGACATATTTTGAACAATTTGGCGACATTCTTGAAGCTGTCATTATCACTGATAAGAACACAGGAAAATCTAAAGGATACGGATTT GTAACATTTCGCGATCCAGAATCAGCAAGAAGAGCTTGTGCTGATCCAAATCCAGTAATTGATGGAAGAAGAGCTAATTGTAACATTGCTTCTCTAGGACGTCCTAGACCATCACCACCAAGAG GAAGAGGTAGTACATATCAAGGTGGGGGAGTTGGAGTAAGGACAGGAGCGGCAGCGGCAGCAGTTGGGTACGGTGGAGTTCCGGCGGGAGGGGCAGCGCAAATGGCAGGAGGAGCAGCAACACCAGTAATGTACCAACCATATGG CTACCCCACCTACACTCCTGAATATGGGTACCATCAA GCCACAATGTATAACCCTCAGATTCAGCAAGCACAATACTATCAACAAGTCTATGGACCATCAACTTCAACTATGGCCTCACCATATTATTATGGCTATTCTGTGCAACCAGCTGCACCAAGGGGTACATTTTCTACCCCCCAACCACATCGCATACCAGCAGGACCATCCTATCTATACTACCCTACTACACCGATCGAAGGCGCTTCCTTCTCTGCTGCGTATCGTCCGTATCAACAGCAACCTGTAATAAGGCACCCTTCTCCAACCG ATTCACAGACTCAGCAACGTACCTCATCGGAGACAGCATCTGGAGTAGTTATAACTTCGGAAAGTTCAAATACTCAAGGGAAGAACAACTAA